A stretch of the Notamacropus eugenii isolate mMacEug1 chromosome 2, mMacEug1.pri_v2, whole genome shotgun sequence genome encodes the following:
- the PTGES3L gene encoding putative protein PTGES3L isoform X1, with product MTFQCQRDSYAREFSTTVLSCRPAELQTVGKGDGKTQEKLSGYHVVLEDTLLFPEGGGQPDDRGSIDNIPVLRVTRRGPEAEHFLLTPLTPGSQVQVQLDWDRRFDHMQQHSGQHLITAVADHLFGLKTTSWELGRFRSTIELDSPKVSPEQIVAIEQSVNEKIRNRLPVTVMELSLDDPEVEKVKGLGLPDDHAGPIRVITIEGVDSNMCCGTHVRNLSDLQVIKILGTEKGKKNKTNLVFLAGNRVLKWMEKSHGVEKALTALLKCGVEDHAEAVQKLQNSAKLLQKNNVNLLRDLAILTAHSLRDSPDRGGVIVLHRKDGDSEFMNIVANEFGIEDTLLFLTVGDEKGAGLFLLAGPFEAVDMLGPRVAELLQGKGAGKKGRFQGKATKLSRRAEVQALLQDYLNSQSAEE from the exons CTCTCTTGCCGCCCCGCGGAGCTGCAGACCGTTGGGAAAGGCGATGGCAAGACCCAGGAGAAGCTCAGCGGCTACCACGTGGTGTTGGAAGATACACTGCTCTTCCCTGAAGGCGGGGGCCAG CCTGATGACCGAGGTTCCATTGATAACATCCCAGTGCTCAGAGTGACCCGCCGGGGACCTGAAGCCGAGCATTTCTTGCTTACTCCTCTGACACCAGGGAGCCAGGTTCAAGTGCAGCTGGACTGGGATCGGAGGTTTGACCACATGCAGCAGCATTCAG GGCAGCATCTCATCACAGCTGTGGCTGACCACCTGTTTGGGTTAAAGACAACATCGTG GGAGTTAGGACGCTTTCGGAGCACAATAGAGCTGGATAGCCCCAAGGTCTCACCAGAACAAATAGTTGCTATCGAGCAGAGTGTCAATGAGAAGATCCGAAATCGGCTACCTGTGACTGTGATGGAACTGAGCCTGGATGATCCTGAGGTGGAGAAG GTGAAGGGCTTGGGTTTACCAGATGACCATGCAGGGCCTATTCGTGTCATCACCATTGAGGGTGTCGACTCCAATATGTGCTGTGGAACTCACGTGAGAAATCTCAGCGACCTGCAA GTCATTAAGATCCTAggtacagagaaagggaaaaagaacaagaCCAACCTAGTGTTTCTAGCAGGGAACCGGGTACTGAAGTGGATGGAGAAAAGTCATGGAGTTGAAAAGGCCTTGACGGCATTACTCAA GTGTGGAGTAGAAGACCATGCAGAGGCTGTTCAGAAACTGCAGAACTCAGCCAAGCTGCTCCAGAAG AATAATGTGAATCTGCTCAGAGACTTGGCCATTCTCACTGCCCACAGTCTTCGAGACAGTCCAGACAGGGGAGGAGTGATTGTCTTACACAG GAAAGATGGTGACTCTGAGTTTATGAACATCGTTGCTAATGAGTTTGGGATAGAG GACACCCTTCTCTTCTTAACCGTAGGGGACGAGAAAGGTGCGGGGCTCTTCTTACTTGCAGGGCCATTTGAGGCAGTGGATATGTTGGGACCCAG GGTAGCTGAATTGCttcaaggcaaaggagctgggaagAAAGGCCGCTTTCAGGGCAAGGCCACCAAACTGAGCCGACGGGCAGAGGTGCAGGCCCTTCTCCAGGACTATCTGAACAGTCAGAGTGCTGAGGAATAG